From the Clostridiales bacterium FE2011 genome, one window contains:
- a CDS encoding RNA polymerase sigma factor gives MSNAPVSDEQAIVHLMTTYGTDIKRLCLCLLNDSFLAEDAAQETFFKAWKHYAGFRGDCSEKTWLSRIAVNTCRSMQRGSWFKSVFAHAAEQMETQETELPPDYDPTVWNAVQALPEQLKSALVLRYWEGLSLQEAAMTLGTNVNTLNTRIRKAKAILQGNLKGWYFDEED, from the coding sequence ATGTCCAACGCACCTGTATCGGATGAACAGGCAATCGTTCATCTGATGACCACATACGGTACAGACATAAAGCGCCTGTGCCTGTGCCTGCTGAACGACTCATTCCTGGCCGAAGACGCGGCCCAGGAGACTTTTTTCAAGGCCTGGAAACATTATGCCGGTTTCCGGGGGGATTGCTCGGAGAAGACCTGGCTCAGCCGGATCGCCGTGAATACCTGCCGGAGCATGCAGCGGGGTTCCTGGTTCAAATCCGTTTTCGCCCATGCGGCGGAACAAATGGAAACGCAGGAAACGGAGCTGCCGCCGGATTATGATCCAACGGTCTGGAACGCGGTTCAGGCCCTGCCGGAACAGCTGAAGAGCGCGCTGGTACTTCGCTACTGGGAAGGGCTGTCGCTGCAGGAAGCGGCCATGACACTGGGTACCAACGTCAATACGTTGAATACGCGTATCCGCAAGGCCAAGGCAATCCTGCAGGGGAATCTGAAAGGATGGTATTTCGATGAAGAAGATTGA
- a CDS encoding FAD-binding protein → MKKMLAVLIAAIFVLPVLAGMACAESALTDGSYSAEQQGFGGPVKVEVVIDGGKITDVAVTGDSETAGIGGAALEPLAEQVKEAQSAAIDGVSGATLTSGAVKAAMTEIMAQASGKGAAELKIADGTYEAQAWSFSMNYQMNVKTVIEGGKIASIEVGDNGDTAIILNTAIENLIPAMIENQSVKVDSITGATVSSGAIKAATEDCLVQAITAAGGDVAAVSAFYTVPAKSTATETINTKVLVIGMGGAGIMTGNRIVDTLYDAYEGDTTKIDVLMIDKAAKYGGTSVTTSSPMSINPKSFVEKNDGKEYVDAAALKAAWMEYTEGDAKEWAIDMMMESSGDAVDYLIDNGFVFGAPVQGLSDPYLICCNYGDGFMVDKSIVQAYFDKFMGNYTMKGGKYMLQTEATSLITDEAGRVTGVNAVGADGTTYVINAQYVVSATGGFAGNGEMEDKYFSDEYYNLSGGGRWNVYGMTQNDGKMIQSAIDNGAATYCIGMPPVSHIGGAYKVMHEFPIIQQEYPDFFTGKPATISLNDIPMMLAVAPNSLAVNRQGVRFKDETTLTAYGNWAAGAYFYTIWSDEQMQSIRDTGLKFSNIGIFINQGGWPANTPIPELYDVLEKGMEMDIIFKADTIEELAEKIGVDAATLAKTVADYNSYCDTKENPPQGIEKNPVIYDLSGRPMEGEYNVYEKIEGNGPYYAVKGAPWIYSTTGALDVDEQFRVLKTDGQPLEGLYAVGTDCLGIMFTEKKEYVTYGGADQGWAFTSGYLAGKQLAETILAE, encoded by the coding sequence ATGAAGAAAATGCTGGCAGTCCTGATTGCCGCAATCTTCGTTCTGCCTGTCCTGGCCGGTATGGCCTGCGCGGAAAGCGCGCTGACCGACGGCAGCTACAGTGCGGAACAGCAGGGCTTCGGCGGTCCTGTGAAGGTTGAGGTCGTCATCGATGGCGGCAAAATCACCGATGTTGCGGTCACCGGCGACAGTGAAACCGCGGGCATCGGCGGCGCGGCGCTTGAGCCGCTGGCTGAACAGGTGAAGGAAGCCCAGTCCGCCGCCATTGACGGCGTGTCCGGCGCGACCCTGACCTCCGGCGCCGTGAAGGCCGCCATGACGGAAATCATGGCCCAGGCCTCCGGCAAAGGCGCCGCGGAGCTGAAGATTGCCGACGGCACCTATGAGGCCCAGGCATGGAGCTTCTCCATGAACTACCAGATGAACGTGAAGACGGTCATCGAAGGCGGAAAGATCGCCTCCATCGAAGTGGGCGACAACGGGGATACCGCGATTATCCTGAACACCGCCATTGAGAACCTGATTCCCGCGATGATCGAGAACCAGTCCGTGAAGGTGGACTCCATCACCGGTGCCACCGTTTCCAGCGGCGCCATCAAGGCGGCGACGGAAGACTGCCTGGTGCAGGCCATCACCGCGGCCGGCGGCGACGTTGCCGCTGTGAGCGCGTTCTACACCGTGCCTGCCAAGAGCACTGCCACGGAGACCATCAACACCAAGGTGCTGGTGATCGGTATGGGCGGCGCCGGCATCATGACGGGCAACCGCATTGTGGATACCCTGTATGACGCCTATGAAGGCGACACCACCAAAATCGACGTCCTGATGATCGACAAGGCCGCCAAGTACGGCGGCACCTCTGTGACCACCTCTTCTCCCATGTCCATCAACCCCAAGTCCTTCGTGGAGAAGAACGACGGCAAAGAGTATGTGGATGCCGCGGCCCTGAAGGCTGCCTGGATGGAATACACCGAAGGCGACGCCAAGGAATGGGCCATCGATATGATGATGGAATCCTCCGGCGATGCGGTGGATTACCTGATTGACAACGGCTTTGTGTTCGGTGCGCCGGTGCAGGGCCTGTCCGATCCCTACCTGATCTGCTGCAACTACGGCGACGGCTTCATGGTGGACAAGTCCATCGTGCAGGCCTACTTTGACAAGTTCATGGGCAACTACACCATGAAGGGCGGCAAGTACATGCTGCAGACCGAGGCAACCTCCCTGATCACCGACGAAGCCGGCCGGGTGACCGGCGTGAACGCGGTGGGCGCGGACGGAACGACCTATGTCATCAACGCCCAGTACGTTGTCTCTGCTACCGGCGGCTTTGCCGGCAACGGAGAGATGGAAGACAAGTATTTCTCTGACGAGTATTACAACCTGTCCGGCGGCGGACGCTGGAACGTGTACGGCATGACCCAGAACGACGGTAAGATGATCCAGTCCGCCATCGACAACGGCGCGGCGACCTACTGCATCGGCATGCCCCCGGTCAGCCACATCGGCGGCGCCTACAAGGTGATGCATGAGTTCCCGATCATCCAGCAGGAGTATCCGGACTTCTTTACCGGCAAGCCCGCCACCATTTCCCTGAACGATATCCCCATGATGCTGGCAGTGGCGCCCAACAGCCTGGCCGTGAACCGCCAGGGTGTGCGCTTCAAGGATGAGACGACCCTGACCGCCTACGGCAACTGGGCGGCCGGAGCTTACTTCTACACCATCTGGTCTGACGAGCAGATGCAGTCCATCCGGGATACCGGCCTCAAGTTCAGTAACATCGGTATCTTCATCAACCAGGGCGGCTGGCCCGCCAACACCCCGATTCCGGAACTGTATGACGTGCTGGAAAAGGGCATGGAGATGGACATCATCTTCAAGGCTGACACGATTGAGGAGCTGGCGGAAAAGATCGGCGTGGACGCCGCGACCCTGGCCAAGACCGTGGCGGATTACAACAGCTACTGCGACACGAAGGAAAATCCGCCCCAGGGCATCGAAAAGAACCCCGTCATCTATGACCTGAGCGGCCGCCCCATGGAGGGTGAGTACAACGTGTACGAAAAGATCGAAGGCAACGGCCCCTACTACGCCGTGAAGGGCGCGCCGTGGATCTATTCCACCACCGGCGCCCTGGACGTGGACGAACAGTTCCGCGTGCTGAAGACCGACGGCCAGCCCCTGGAGGGCCTGTACGCGGTCGGCACCGACTGCCTGGGTATCATGTTTACCGAGAAGAAGGAATATGTGACCTACGGCGGCGCTGACCAGGGCTGGGCTTTCACCTCCGGCTACCTGGCCGGCAAGCAGCTGGCGGAAACCATCCTGGCGGAATAA
- a CDS encoding DUF4179 domain-containing protein gives MIRKTMTVLLAISVIVLSISAAFAADGGVFGEVAAREGEYADKRLSVLDQIAEKPAASQTLEDGIAVEVNQAYYEGSRIFVSYKVGSNADLIQLNEGAPEETQWTHEVENWITGEAPAIDQADYMKEHDWLNGQGQRWLEGPYDVIEGILLEDGTETRTVGGMEIKQKDGSLIGWLEAVIPEEKATDSQSFAISISCNHAIKFQDNANYKENWQETEKASIPFTAARNKDAVTLQGTLETDTWKAKAAATAGQADMQVTIRLTSDEQSKARNDLETGSGEVSTDLIIYWDLYKNHQPMTDVYGENRVFMDGDDIVYEITFPRMDNVSALSLVPMYARTGAHTDEAIVIETSGQ, from the coding sequence ATGATTAGGAAAACCATGACCGTGTTACTGGCGATCTCCGTGATCGTGCTTTCCATATCTGCCGCGTTCGCGGCAGACGGCGGAGTATTCGGCGAAGTGGCTGCCCGGGAAGGCGAGTACGCAGACAAACGCCTTTCCGTCCTGGACCAGATCGCGGAAAAGCCCGCTGCCTCCCAGACCCTGGAAGACGGCATTGCCGTGGAAGTGAACCAGGCCTACTACGAAGGCAGCCGCATTTTTGTCTCTTATAAAGTGGGTTCCAACGCTGACCTGATCCAGCTCAATGAGGGCGCTCCCGAAGAGACCCAATGGACCCATGAGGTGGAGAACTGGATTACAGGGGAAGCCCCTGCCATTGACCAGGCGGATTATATGAAGGAGCATGACTGGCTGAACGGCCAGGGCCAGCGCTGGCTGGAAGGCCCCTATGATGTGATAGAAGGCATCCTCCTGGAGGACGGCACCGAAACCCGTACCGTGGGCGGAATGGAAATCAAACAGAAGGACGGTTCCCTGATCGGCTGGCTGGAAGCAGTCATTCCGGAAGAGAAAGCAACGGACTCCCAGTCCTTTGCCATCTCCATCTCCTGCAACCATGCCATTAAGTTCCAGGATAATGCAAACTATAAAGAGAACTGGCAGGAAACTGAAAAAGCCAGCATTCCTTTTACCGCAGCCCGGAACAAGGACGCGGTAACCCTCCAGGGCACCCTGGAAACAGACACCTGGAAGGCAAAGGCAGCTGCCACCGCCGGCCAGGCGGATATGCAGGTGACCATCCGCCTGACTTCAGATGAACAGTCCAAAGCCCGGAACGACCTGGAAACCGGCTCCGGGGAAGTTTCCACCGACCTGATCATCTACTGGGACCTGTACAAGAACCACCAGCCCATGACTGACGTCTACGGTGAAAACCGGGTCTTCATGGACGGTGATGACATAGTCTACGAAATCACCTTCCCCCGCATGGATAACGTGAGTGCCCTGAGCCTCGTCCCCATGTACGCCCGCACCGGCGCCCATACCGATGAGGCCATAGTCATAGAGACCAGCGGACAATAA
- a CDS encoding MerR family transcriptional regulator: protein MKINDASRATGVSRDMIRFYEKQGLVCPARLPNGYRDYSDEDLYLLTVIRYLSNLGVPLRVISKAFESGQTDLLVGNLKDEISRLTLLRSQIEVRIAAAKESISCFNMLSAGIPWEVYEAPARYLFSFGSLRYPVYRSGPEPGDSFAFYYRQRYGVGETITLQGQADRGIMLYCSLPGTERIPPQQCLRTVITHPAGSHKLLGAQELEASLRHACSLTGKEEFTVLIHQFFQKKGDAAFLSADILLG, encoded by the coding sequence ATGAAAATCAACGATGCCTCCCGCGCCACCGGCGTATCCCGGGACATGATCCGTTTCTATGAAAAACAGGGCCTCGTCTGCCCTGCCCGCCTGCCCAACGGCTACCGGGATTACTCGGATGAGGATTTATACCTGCTCACCGTGATCCGGTACCTGTCCAACCTGGGCGTACCGCTGCGGGTGATCTCCAAAGCCTTTGAAAGCGGCCAGACGGATCTCCTTGTCGGAAACCTGAAGGACGAGATCAGCCGCCTGACCCTGCTGCGCAGCCAGATCGAAGTCCGCATTGCCGCTGCCAAAGAATCCATTTCCTGCTTCAACATGTTGTCCGCCGGTATCCCCTGGGAGGTCTATGAGGCGCCGGCACGTTATCTGTTTTCCTTCGGCAGCCTCCGCTATCCGGTATACCGTTCCGGCCCGGAGCCCGGGGATTCCTTTGCCTTCTATTACCGCCAGCGCTACGGAGTGGGAGAAACCATCACCCTGCAGGGACAGGCCGACCGGGGCATCATGCTGTACTGCTCCCTGCCCGGCACGGAGCGGATCCCGCCCCAGCAGTGCCTGCGGACAGTCATCACCCATCCGGCCGGAAGCCATAAGCTCCTGGGCGCGCAGGAACTGGAGGCGTCCCTCCGCCATGCCTGCTCTCTGACCGGCAAAGAGGAGTTCACCGTGCTCATCCACCAGTTCTTCCAGAAGAAAGGGGATGCGGCGTTTCTGAGCGCTGACATCCTTTTAGGATGA
- a CDS encoding leucine-rich repeat domain-containing protein, whose translation MERKTGRKLLTLLISILLVCGICFAAYAEDTTDSDFIIKGKTLVKYTGMGGEVTVPEGIEVLGDEAFQETAITKINLPETVKEIGHHCFYACNSLKEITLPASLEGLEDKVQAFGANSALEAFSVAPGGHYIAVDGVLFTADGKTLVCYPDGKKDKEYSIPEGTVKLAETSFGDPLLEVLNIPSTLRSVGGDYVSFVGLPCLREINVDPGNKVFRSVDGVLYTSDTLMCYPNVKEGRELKADDFPAGLKRIAHNSFWGNRYLETVEFPEGLEEMGGKLFLGAHSLKTVIVPASVKYISYYSFAFCRQLEKVTILNPDIQPEDIRVDDPKTHNIFWDANPDAVLCGYAGGGLQAYAKKCGLNFEALNPELEIVDEIETESAAETVEETVRDIPETVTEPAKTNEDDFVIQGKTLVKYNGMGGEVTVPDGVEVLAQWAFESSYVTKVNLPETLKEIECYCFYGCRELEDITLPASLEKLGNMQAFAYNHSLKAINVAEGNPYFVSVDGVLFNKNKTKLLYYPAGRNQGGEYAIPEGVTELGGSAIQDTGLTAIELPSTFVKMYCGNDFSDNRGLTEIRVAKGNPVFHSVDGLLFDNSGTLICYPSGLTKETLGVNDFPAEMKAIGPYAFQFAQHLKNIEIPEGIKTIEWMCFTFSPSLQSVTVPASVNFIAGYAFAHCDNLEKVTILNPDAVIITDDERFSDDYRATMDFNIIGYSPNAVLYGYENSTAQIYAAQLKDAFESLGEAPAKDPNATPEPIAVSDFMPECQK comes from the coding sequence ATGGAACGTAAAACCGGACGTAAACTTCTGACTCTGCTGATCAGCATCCTGCTGGTATGCGGCATTTGTTTTGCTGCATATGCGGAGGATACCACGGACAGCGATTTTATTATCAAAGGGAAGACCCTAGTGAAATACACCGGCATGGGCGGCGAAGTGACCGTGCCGGAAGGCATTGAAGTACTGGGTGATGAAGCATTCCAGGAAACCGCTATTACAAAGATAAACCTGCCCGAGACCGTGAAGGAGATCGGCCATCATTGCTTTTATGCCTGTAACAGCCTGAAGGAGATCACCCTGCCGGCTTCCCTGGAAGGACTGGAGGATAAAGTGCAGGCCTTTGGGGCCAACAGCGCCCTTGAGGCGTTCAGCGTGGCGCCGGGAGGCCATTATATCGCGGTGGACGGCGTCCTGTTCACGGCGGACGGCAAAACCCTGGTCTGTTATCCGGACGGAAAGAAGGACAAGGAGTATTCCATTCCGGAAGGAACCGTAAAGCTGGCGGAAACGTCATTCGGCGATCCCCTCCTGGAAGTACTCAATATCCCTTCCACATTGCGGAGTGTCGGCGGAGACTATGTTAGCTTTGTGGGGCTTCCGTGCCTGCGGGAAATCAACGTGGATCCCGGGAATAAAGTGTTCCGTTCCGTGGACGGCGTTCTGTATACCTCCGATACCCTGATGTGCTATCCCAACGTAAAGGAAGGAAGGGAGCTGAAGGCGGACGATTTCCCCGCAGGGCTGAAACGGATTGCCCATAACTCCTTCTGGGGCAACCGGTATCTGGAAACGGTGGAATTTCCGGAAGGCCTGGAAGAGATGGGCGGGAAGCTTTTCCTCGGTGCTCACTCCCTGAAGACCGTTATCGTTCCTGCCTCTGTGAAATATATCAGTTATTATTCCTTTGCTTTCTGCAGGCAGCTGGAAAAAGTCACCATCCTGAATCCGGATATCCAGCCGGAAGATATCAGGGTCGATGATCCGAAAACACATAATATTTTCTGGGATGCAAACCCGGACGCGGTCCTGTGCGGATACGCGGGCGGCGGGCTGCAGGCCTATGCCAAAAAGTGCGGCCTGAATTTTGAAGCCCTGAATCCTGAACTGGAAATTGTGGATGAAATCGAGACGGAATCCGCGGCGGAAACCGTGGAGGAGACGGTGCGGGACATTCCTGAGACCGTGACCGAACCCGCGAAAACCAATGAGGATGATTTTGTCATCCAGGGAAAGACCCTGGTGAAATACAACGGCATGGGCGGTGAAGTGACCGTGCCGGACGGCGTTGAAGTACTGGCCCAGTGGGCTTTCGAAAGTTCCTATGTGACGAAGGTGAACCTGCCCGAAACCCTGAAGGAAATTGAATGCTACTGCTTCTATGGATGCCGGGAACTGGAGGATATTACCCTGCCCGCCTCCCTGGAAAAGCTGGGGAACATGCAGGCCTTTGCCTATAACCACAGCCTCAAGGCAATCAACGTTGCGGAAGGCAATCCGTATTTTGTCTCTGTGGACGGAGTGTTGTTCAACAAAAACAAAACGAAACTGCTGTACTATCCGGCCGGCAGGAACCAGGGCGGCGAGTATGCCATCCCGGAGGGCGTCACGGAGCTCGGCGGTTCCGCGATACAGGATACCGGCCTGACCGCGATTGAGCTTCCTTCCACGTTCGTGAAAATGTACTGCGGCAACGACTTTTCAGACAATCGTGGACTGACAGAAATCAGGGTCGCGAAGGGAAATCCCGTTTTCCATTCTGTGGACGGCCTGCTCTTTGACAACTCCGGTACCCTGATCTGCTATCCGTCCGGCCTTACAAAGGAAACCCTGGGAGTAAATGACTTCCCGGCGGAAATGAAGGCCATCGGCCCCTATGCCTTCCAGTTTGCCCAGCACCTGAAGAACATTGAGATCCCGGAAGGAATCAAAACGATCGAATGGATGTGCTTCACCTTCTCGCCCTCCCTGCAGAGCGTGACGGTGCCGGCTTCCGTGAACTTCATTGCCGGATACGCCTTTGCGCACTGTGACAACCTGGAAAAGGTGACGATCCTGAACCCGGACGCGGTCATCATTACGGATGATGAACGGTTCTCCGACGACTACCGTGCGACAATGGATTTCAACATCATTGGCTATTCTCCCAACGCCGTCCTTTACGGCTATGAGAACAGCACCGCCCAGATATATGCCGCACAGCTGAAAGACGCCTTTGAGTCCCTCGGCGAAGCCCCCGCAAAGGATCCCAACGCCACCCCTGAACCCATCGCCGTTTCGGACTTCATGCCGGAATGCCAGAAGTAA
- a CDS encoding HAD family hydrolase: protein MRIKAVVFDIGQTLVHYPIPLNWSALYRPAFEHIKQKLGLDLSEEAYEHIGKTLAKYNARINPREKEVSSDLIFSEILEGTGIPEELKETVKKEFYDYFRCEAHVYPEAEEALAELAGRGIITATLSDVAYGMDNKYALEDIRPLLKYIRYPYTSNDTGWRKSSSKSLLTLAEKMGVQPREIAFIGDEIKDVMCAKGAGAVSVLINRTGETKDYGQDYEIKDLREVIGLIG from the coding sequence ATGCGGATCAAAGCTGTGGTTTTTGATATCGGCCAGACCCTTGTCCATTATCCCATCCCGCTGAACTGGTCCGCCCTGTACCGTCCCGCCTTTGAACACATTAAACAGAAGCTGGGGCTGGACCTTTCCGAAGAAGCGTATGAGCATATCGGGAAAACCCTGGCAAAATACAACGCCCGGATCAATCCCCGGGAAAAGGAAGTCTCCTCGGATCTCATCTTCTCCGAGATCCTGGAGGGAACCGGCATTCCCGAAGAGCTGAAGGAAACCGTCAAAAAAGAGTTCTATGATTATTTCCGCTGCGAGGCCCACGTCTATCCGGAAGCGGAGGAAGCGCTGGCGGAGCTGGCCGGACGGGGCATCATTACCGCGACCCTGTCCGACGTGGCCTACGGCATGGACAACAAATACGCCCTGGAGGATATCCGGCCGCTGCTGAAATATATCCGGTATCCATATACCTCCAACGACACCGGCTGGCGGAAAAGCAGCAGCAAAAGCCTCCTCACCCTGGCGGAAAAGATGGGCGTGCAGCCCCGGGAAATCGCCTTTATCGGGGATGAGATCAAGGACGTGATGTGCGCGAAAGGCGCCGGCGCGGTATCTGTGCTCATCAACCGCACTGGCGAAACAAAAGACTACGGGCAGGATTATGAAATAAAGGATTTGAGGGAAGTTATCGGGTTGATTGGGTAA